GGCCGATATTCTCGAAGATATGCGCGTGGAGCTCTCCGACGAGTTCGACCGCAACTTTGAACGTAAGGGCTTTTTCTCCGACAAGTGGAAGCCTCGCGCACACGATTACGCGCGTGGCTCGCTCCTCATGCAGTCCAAGGCAATGCGCCGCTCCACACAGGGCGAAGTGTCCGGCGACGGCGTGCGCTTTACCTCCTCGGAGCCTTACACGGCCCTGCACAATGAGGGCGGGACAATCACCGTTACCGGCAAAATGAAACGCTTCTTTTGGGCGAAGTTCAAGGAAACAGGCGAGGTCGGCTGGAAATATATGGCCCTTATGAAAGTGGGGCAGGTTATCAAAATCCCGCAACGCCAGTTTATCGGCGACGGCCCGGAAACGCAAAAATTGATCCGCGACGTTATCCAGAGCAACCTCGACAAATTCAATTTACAACTAACTGAATTTTTAAGACAATGAGAAAAGCAATTTTTTACGCTGTGGCCGAAGCCGTGGCCGCTGTTCCGGGCGTGGAGTTCGTGGACCTCTGGAACGACGACGGCTCGCACTTTTCCGGCGGTGCCGTCTATCCGCTCCCGGCGGTGTTCGTGGAGTTTGAAGCTGTGGAGTGGAAGCAGCAGGGAATGGGCGCCCGCCGTGGCTCGCTCGCCCTCCGGCTTCATGTCCTCACCCGTGCCGTGCTGACACACGGCCACAACGACCCCCACATTCCTGAAGCCTTTGAGGTGTTCGACCTCCTCGACCATATCAACGCCGCAATGCAAGGACTGCGCGGCCCCCATTTCTCCGGCTTCATGCTCACCACCTCGGCGACAAACCACGCACACACCGAAATATGGGAAAATGTGGAGCGTTACATCTGCGGGGTGCAGGACATCACCGCTATGCGGCCGCCCTCGCGCGTTCTCGGCCTCTCTGCGGCCATTAAACAGACCGACTAATACAACAACACCCCCGGCGGCTCTTGCGTCCGTCAGGGGTGTTTATTTTCACCAATCATCAAACAGGGAGGGGGCGGTGTCGCGGTTTCGTTCCTCTTTGTCCGGGTCAACGCCCAGCAAATTTAGATAAGTGCGGTAACAAATGCCAAACTCGGGCTCGATATAGCGCCGCCACACTGCCGCGTAACATTTGGCTTGGTTGCCTGCTTCGTAATGCAAGGCCGTGACAGCCTTGATTTTTGCAGCTCGCGCCAGCGTGCTTTTATGTCGCTTTTTGCTTGTCATTCTCACCGATTTTTACTAACTTTGCACTGTCCTTTTACATCAGGCTCAGCGCTGGCGGTTAGCGGCTTCGGTTCGCACGCTGGCGCGGCGTCTTTTTAAGGCTCTGCCTTTGCCTCGGTCTCGTCCGCCTCTGCGGTCGCTTCCGGGGCTTTTTCTTCCTCGGTCAGAAGATCCACGTCTGTAATGCCAAGCGGTATGTTACGCCAAGCGCCGGTCCCTTTGTCGCGGTACTGGGCGCGGATATAGCGCCGTGTGGCCGTCGGCTGGTAACTCTCGCGAATAATTTTCACACCCTCTTTGAACTGGTCGTCGTCGCTCTCGTCGGCAAGTTTCTGCAACTGGAGCACACGGCTGGCGTTGAGGTTGCCCTGCTTGTCAGTGCTCAGCAGCCGGAGAACGGTCTGCACAAGCGTTTTGGTTTTCGCGTCGGTCGCAAGGCTTTCAATGTACTTGCGTACCATTGCAATGCCGGCCGTTACCATGTCGCCCCAGCCGTCAACGGTGTTAACGCCTAATGTCAGGCGCATGGTGCTGTCTTGGTTGGTGAATGTGTGCGACCATTGCCCATCCTCCTTGAAGCCCACGACCTCGGCTTTCATTTTGAGCACAGTGTCAAAATTGCCGAATACGGTATCTTTTACCGTCTTAATCTGTTCGCTCAGGCTGCGGAGCTCGGGGAGCGCGGTCTCCAGCTCTTGGTCCACTAATTGCGCGTAAGTCTCGCGCTGCTGTTTGCGGCGCTCTGCCGCTTCCTTTTTCTTTTCGGCTTCCTGAAAAGCCTCCCACTTGGCGAGCTGTTCCGCCGTCATGGTAACTTGGGTCTTTTCACTCATCGGTAAATGGTGTTTAAGTGGTTATTAAATTGTGTTTAACTGTTTCGGTGTTTGTCCTTTTACACCGGCCCAGCTCCTTAGTTGTCGTAGTCCTCGGCGTCGGGACTCTCGAAGTTGAGCGACCCGGCCTCTTGCGAAGCCCACCACGCCAGATCATCCAGCAGCTCGGCCCGGGCGTTCTCGCTCATGTGCGCCGTCTGCTCTTTAATCATCTCTTTAATCTTTTCAAGTTCTTTCATTGTTTCGCTTTTTGAATTGCGCTTTTATTAGTTTGCCGGCTTCTCCGGGCTTGCCTACCAGCAGCCACGCCACCATCTCCAGCAACAGACCGCCCATGAGCACCGCAACGGCTATTGCTATCCATGCCCACCAGAATGGGAGGCATACTTTGCGCAGGTTCTTTTTAGTTTTCTCTTTCATTCTCTTAATTGTTTGAGGGGTCAAAACTGCCGGGGGTCGTGTAGTGCTGCATGAGCAGCGCGTCGGTCAAAGCGTCAACCGCCCGGGCGTCTTTTACCTTGTTGTTAAATGTCGCTATGAGGTTGCGCAGCCTCTCGCGGGGTATTTTGTTGAAGTCGCTGTAACCACTCGCACGCTCTGCAATACCTTTGATCTTCGCCACGTTCTCGGGCTGCCCGGTCTGCCGAAGCCAGCCGCCAATCGCGGCAATTACCTGCTTGCGCAGTTTGTCAAGTCTGGCCGTGCCCTGCTTCTCGTCCACCTGCTCGCTCAGCTTGGCGCAAATGTCTATGAGCTGGTGTTGGCTCAGGTCGCGGCTGCTCTCAACGCCCCAGCTTGTCAGGATCGCGCGCTTGGCTTCATCATCAAGCCCCAGCACCGTGCAAAGGGTGTGATAACGCTTTAATAGCCCTTTGTGGATTTGGTCCATTGTTTTATTTTCCTTTTTCGCCATTGTCATTTACTTTAATTGTTCTGCCCAATACTCTGCCGCGCCCTGCTCCCAGATTATGAAGTCCGCGCCGCCCTCGCCCCGCTCTGCGTCCTCGTAGCGTGTCGTAACAAATGCCTTGAAGCCCTCAACCTTGATTTTTATCTCGGCGTCATAGCGGATTTTTCCGGCCAACTTGCCGTCCGGATCCTTGCCTGCCCGGTCGGCCTGACTTATGAAAATAAACAGTTTATCGGGGTACTCTCTTTTGAGCTTCTTAAAGCTGGCCCAGTTGAAGCCGTCCAGATATTGCACGCTGTCAATTATGATTATTTCAGGGCTTTTGCGCTTGTTCAGACGCGCCCGGAGCTCGGGGAGTTCCTCTTTGTTCAGCAGGATCACACTGTTGCCGGCTTCGCCCATTCCGACGCGCTCCCATGCCTTTTGCAGTGATAGGCTCAACCCCTGCTCGAGGCTGTTGTAGGCCACGCGCCCAAAGTTCGCCAGATACTTGCAGAGCATGAGCGTAAACGTGGTTTTGCCGGAGCCGGAGCCGCCCCATATTATCCACGTTCCGCGAAGCTCGGGACGGCCGAAGCTCGCCAGCCATTCACCGGCAAACTCCACCGTCTCAAACCGCGCTGCAAGCACATTTTGATTGCTTATCGCTCTGCTCATTCTCTCGTTATTTCATCTTTGGCCGAAGTCTCAGCACATTGGGACCGTACCCCTTGGCCTCAATCATCTTGTTTAATGCTTTTCGTTTTGCCGCCAAATCCTCGGAAGTGCTGGCGGTAATTTTCACTACAAGCACCCGGCGACCTGTAAGCGGCTGCGTTGTCCGTTTAACTGTTATGTCGCACGTCCAGCCCTCCTCGAGCCATGTCTGCAACACCTCGGGCACCCACCCGGGCATTAGCTCGAAAGTGCTGCTATATTTCAGTGTTACGGGGTAAGGTTTCATTTTTGAATTTGTTTTTTATATTCTCTTAGTCGCCGTATGCAAGCGCCCATTATGAGCGCTTGGTCGGTCTTGCCTTTGATGTTTCCGGCAATGGTTGCCACGATTGTGTCGGTTAGCACCTCCAGAGCCTGCCCCATGTCGTCACACTCGCAAATAGTGTTATAGACCTTGTAGCTTATCTCCGTGCTTTTGTTCTGCTTGCTCATTTTGCACCTCCTTTCACCTTGGCCCATACGGAGCGTTTAACGCGCCGCAGGTCGCCGTCGGCCTCGTCTATAATGCTGTTAATTGTCTTGGTGTCTGTCACACCGTTGGCGACGCATACGGCGGCCACGTCCTCACTGTTGTGGAGGGGCAGTTCCACAAACTTGCGACCCAAGCGGCTGAAGATCTCCGCATAGCCTTTGCGGTTCAGGCGCAGCCCCTTTTCAATCCGGGCGCGCAAGTAGCTGGTCGCGGTCAGGATAATGCCGCAGTGGTCCTCAAGCTGGTTGTAAAGGCTTATGAAAAAGTAAAGCACTTGGTCGCTCAGCTTGTCGGCCTCGTCCAGAACTATGAGCGGCGTTTCTTTGCGCTTCAACGTGTCTACAATAGCGTCCATCATGTCGGCCACGGTGTTGCCGCTGTATGCCACGCCCATTGTCTGGAGCACCTTTGCCATGAACGTGCGCCGGTTCCAGTACTCGGAGCAAACAAGGTGGTACACGTTGCGCCCGGCTGCCGTGTAGTTCTTTACGGCCTCGGTCTTGCCGCTCCCGGCTTCACCGATTACAGCCATCACCAGGGCGTCGCGCTGCGCGTTCTCCAGGGCAAAGGTCATGGCGTTGTAGGCACGGGTCGGCACCAACTGCCACCCCTCGGCGCCGCGCCCGTTTATCTGCCCGGCTATGCTGCGCCACATCTCGTCGGCTATGGTCTCCCAGTTGCCGGCCAATATCTTGCTCACGGTCGCGCTGCTCACCTTTAACGCGGTGGCCGCTTTGTTCTGGCTCCCTTTTTGCTCGCAGTAGGCGCGGAGCTGGTCGCTGATCTGTTGTTTCTCTTGTGTTGTCATATCCTTTTACGTCTTAAAAATTACTGTAATTAAATTCTTCTGTATCACTGTCGCCGTGCGCCGTTATCGGCACTTCTATTGCCTCGACCTCCAGCGCGTCAATGTCGGCGGCGGTCAGCCGTTTGCGGCTCCGGTTATCTTTGTGCTGTCCCCGGCTGTCGGTTATCAGCAGCCGGTCCTCTATGCTGCCGCGAAGCGCCGGGGTGCCGGCTATGATTTGCTCGGTGGCGGTGTAGGCCAGTGCCATGCGCTCGGCTGTCCGGGTCTCCAGTTGCTTGTTATAGTCGCGCACTCTCTGCAACTGCTCGGCATCCCCGGGCTGCCGGTCGGCTAAGGCCATCGGCTGCACATACTTTTCCTCAAGCATGTAGCGGCGTTGCCCGTTCTCGCTCACTGCAAGCACCTCCCGCAGGTCGTCGGGGTCATACTTCACGGTCCACCGCTCGGCGGCATGGTCGCGGAAACTCAGGTCAAAGCAGTCATAATCACGCTTAACGCCCAATATTGTGGGGCGGAGTCCGCAACCCTCGAGCACGTTCTTAAAGCCGGTTTCTACTCCGAAGTTAAGCAGGTAGGTTTCACGGCTCAGCGGTAAGCGGTTTTCAGTCTTCAACTTGCCATATCCGGCCATAAACTCCTCATATTTCGCCATGCGCTCCAGTCTCATCATTTCGTTAATCTGGGTGCGGAGGCCTGCTTCGTCGGGGAAGTGGTGGCGCATACGGTTCAGCGCGTCGCTGTTCGGCTGTCGCTTCGGGTTGCTGGTAATACCGAAGCCCGACCAGTTGTTACACCTAATGCAATAGCGCGTATTTAGATAGTTGAAGTAAGGCTCTACGGGCTTGGCCTTGGCGTTGTGCGCCTGTGCCGGTGTCACCTTGCCGCCCATTACGGCGTAAAGATCGTGCATGGTCTTAATCGCGTAGCGGTCGCTCTGCACTTGCGTGGCCCGGAGCATTTCGCCGGTCAGTTCTCGGCTGTGGCGGGCTGCGTCTCTCAAAGCCTCTTTAATCAGCGCCGGGCTCTCGTGCGTGCCTATCGCGTAGCCTATCGGGTAGTTATTGAATACGTCAAGCACTACAACCATAGTCAGGCGGTTGGTGTAGGTTGTCACATTGTGCCCCTTTTTGTCGGTCTTGGTAGTCTGGTAGAGCAGCTCCACAGTCCAGCCGTCAAGCGACCACATCAGGAACGGGGTTGTCGGGCGGCTGCGCTTCACCTGCATTGTCACATTGTTGCGGAAGTTCGACACTCCCAAACGGCCGGCCCTTATCACGGTGCCCAGCTTCTCACGCCACACGGCTACCGCTCCAGCGGTTATGGATTTCCACCCCTTGGCTGCTGCAAAGCGGTTGTAACCCTCGCAGACCAATGTGTCGGGGAGGTTGTTGTGGTGAGCCAGTAGAGCGGTCAGCACTTGCTCCTGTTCCTCGTCGGCTACCTTGGCGGCGTTGCCGTTCAGATACTTGCCGGAGATAAAGCACACATAACCCTGCTGCAAATACTCCTGAAATTTCATTTGCAGACGGCGCGCGCTCCTGGGCAATGAATGGGGGAAACTGTCGGCCAATCTCGGGAGCGCTGCCGCGGCTCGCGCCCAAAATTCTTTAGCGGCCACGGCCTTTTTACCTGTGCGCTGCCGCTTGCTTACATGAGCCTCCCAGCAACGCCGGAAAGCGTTCATAACTGCCGCGTTGCTCGCATACTCCAGCACTTTGTCCTCGGGCAAATTTCGCCCGTCGGCCAGTTTGTAGGTCTGGAAATAGTCAAGCGCCTTTGCGTCCGGCTCGATAGTGTCGACAAACTCTTTGCTTTCGGCCCGCTCCTGCAAGTCAGGATAACGGCGGTAAACCTCCGTGCGCCATTTCAGGGGCAAACTGTCAACGGCATACAACGCCGTGCGCCCATTGCCGCCCTTGCGCACTTGGTTGACCTGACCCTTACGCACTAATGCGTTAAGATTGGAGGTCGTGATAATGCGCCCTGTCAGCTCCGCGTGGCTTATACAAATTTTTCCGTTAACTGTCTCCATAGGTCACGCGTTTTTTGCCTTGTTTTGGAGTTCTCCGATTTGGTTGATTGCTACGTTATGTTGTTCAGCGACGACCTCCCCGTTGCGGTCGTAAATTGTTACGACACCAGTTGCCTTGTCAGCCTCCAGCATTGCACCATTAGGGAAATACTGACGCATATAACCGTCAGCGTCGTGCATGGTCTCCATTTGCGGAGCCGTCACCATGATAATGCCGCCTCTATTCAGCGCCATTTTACGGATTCTGCGTTCTGTGGCTGTGCCTTTGTTTATGTCATCAAACCGAAGCGCACGCCAAAGGGTCTGTCGGGAAATACCGCGAAAAGCCTTTGTTATAAATTCGCGGGTTTCCTTGGTAGCTGTTATAAAATGCTCCATGTCCTTTTACTTTATAGGGTTCTACATTCGTGGAAAATCACGATTTTTTCGTAACTTTACCGCGGCGTTACAAGTAACACGCTGCAAAGTTCGTAATTTCCTACGACATATAAAAATATTTTCGTAACTTTTTACGAGCATGAATGAAAATTTAGACAATCATAGCAATACAATTCACCAGAGAATTGCCCAAATAGTTAAGCATTTCGCCGCCGACAACAACTCATTAGCGGCTAAAAATCTTGGTGTTAGCGAGGGGACTATACGGTCTTACCGCAATGGAACGACCCCAAAAGCCGACGTCTTAGAAAAAATCGTAAGAACTTACGACGTTAACGCTATGTGGCTTCTGACCGGAGTAGGGGAGATGTGCGCCCCTAACCAGTCCATGGCCGATAATGTCAGAATTTCCGGGGATACCTCACTCGTTGAATTTTTTAAGCAATTTGACCCCTTGCTTCAACAACGGGACGACAAGCTACTCCGACAAGCTGAGGAAATCGGGCGACTCCGCGAACAACTGGAACAAGCACGCCACACCATTGAACGCCTTGAAGCCGGAAAAAACGTCTCTACTACCCACCACGCCCCGAAGCCTGCGCCTGTTGTTCCTTAGCGTCATGGTGTGCACGTTATGGGATCACCTCGTGCATACTCAACTGACCCCACCCAAGCCCCCAAAAAGGCCGTTTTTCGTGTTTTTCACGCCTTTTTTGAGCCGCTTGATACATTAGACACCTTAAATCAGCAAGTTAACCACTCCAAAACGGCATATTTTAACGGTGAAATTTTGGTATTAAAGGGGTGTTAAACCCTCAAAAATCGCCCTTTTCGTTCCCAATTTTGACACTATGGGGGTCGGTAGGGGGGTGCGTAGGTGTACCCAAGTGTATGTCCAACTGTGTATCCAACCCAATTTAAGGGAACGAAACGAGCACAATCTCGACCACTCCCCCACCCCGGTTTTACCCCTCCCGGAGCAGGGCACAGCAGCAACCATTTAAGGGGTCGTTAAACGCCATTAAACACCTG
The sequence above is drawn from the Duncaniella freteri genome and encodes:
- a CDS encoding phage virion morphogenesis protein is translated as MLDPKQLKADILEDMRVELSDEFDRNFERKGFFSDKWKPRAHDYARGSLLMQSKAMRRSTQGEVSGDGVRFTSSEPYTALHNEGGTITVTGKMKRFFWAKFKETGEVGWKYMALMKVGQVIKIPQRQFIGDGPETQKLIRDVIQSNLDKFNLQLTEFLRQ
- a CDS encoding phage protein GemA/Gp16 family protein produces the protein MAKKENKTMDQIHKGLLKRYHTLCTVLGLDDEAKRAILTSWGVESSRDLSQHQLIDICAKLSEQVDEKQGTARLDKLRKQVIAAIGGWLRQTGQPENVAKIKGIAERASGYSDFNKIPRERLRNLIATFNNKVKDARAVDALTDALLMQHYTTPGSFDPSNN
- a CDS encoding DUF3164 family protein, which translates into the protein MDQELETALPELRSLSEQIKTVKDTVFGNFDTVLKMKAEVVGFKEDGQWSHTFTNQDSTMRLTLGVNTVDGWGDMVTAGIAMVRKYIESLATDAKTKTLVQTVLRLLSTDKQGNLNASRVLQLQKLADESDDDQFKEGVKIIRESYQPTATRRYIRAQYRDKGTGAWRNIPLGITDVDLLTEEEKAPEATAEADETEAKAEP
- a CDS encoding ATP-binding protein, with amino-acid sequence MSRAISNQNVLAARFETVEFAGEWLASFGRPELRGTWIIWGGSGSGKTTFTLMLCKYLANFGRVAYNSLEQGLSLSLQKAWERVGMGEAGNSVILLNKEELPELRARLNKRKSPEIIIIDSVQYLDGFNWASFKKLKREYPDKLFIFISQADRAGKDPDGKLAGKIRYDAEIKIKVEGFKAFVTTRYEDAERGEGGADFIIWEQGAAEYWAEQLK
- a CDS encoding helix-turn-helix domain-containing protein encodes the protein MNENLDNHSNTIHQRIAQIVKHFAADNNSLAAKNLGVSEGTIRSYRNGTTPKADVLEKIVRTYDVNAMWLLTGVGEMCAPNQSMADNVRISGDTSLVEFFKQFDPLLQQRDDKLLRQAEEIGRLREQLEQARHTIERLEAGKNVSTTHHAPKPAPVVP
- a CDS encoding ATP-binding protein, producing MTTQEKQQISDQLRAYCEQKGSQNKAATALKVSSATVSKILAGNWETIADEMWRSIAGQINGRGAEGWQLVPTRAYNAMTFALENAQRDALVMAVIGEAGSGKTEAVKNYTAAGRNVYHLVCSEYWNRRTFMAKVLQTMGVAYSGNTVADMMDAIVDTLKRKETPLIVLDEADKLSDQVLYFFISLYNQLEDHCGIILTATSYLRARIEKGLRLNRKGYAEIFSRLGRKFVELPLHNSEDVAAVCVANGVTDTKTINSIIDEADGDLRRVKRSVWAKVKGGAK